Part of the Blastocatellia bacterium genome, GCAAACAGTGCATGAACGGCACGTGGCGCGACAAGCGACCGAGCAGGCCGAGGCCATCACCAACCAGCTCCAGTTAGAAAATCAACAATTGCGCGAAGAAATCGAGGCGCTGCGTCACAATCCGGCAACAATCGAACGAGTGGCGCGAGAAGAACTAAATATGATTCGCCCCAACGAGCTTATTGTCTCATTCCCGGCGGGTAGGCTCGCGCCCGAAGCACAGGCGACGGGCTTCCCTGCGACTCCATAGACCTGCATAGATGAGACCGCTTCACGGTCAACCACACAACCGTGCCATGCTGCCCGGAGGCTAACGCGTACTGATGTCAGACGCGAGACCGCTTCACGGTCAATCGCACAACGCTGACCAAGCCTTCCGCTTCGATTTGAAGCCAGCGGCTGTAGCGACGCGCCACGGCGTCTCCAGCTCATTCCACCTTTAAGTAACGTGACGAAAGTTCGTGGCGTTTTTGGAGTGTTGCGACGTGTCGCAGCTTTGGCCGGAAAGCGGTGACACGTCACCGCACGCCAAAACGTCCCGTCCCCCCAAAATCTCCCAGAACTTTTGTCCACCTACTTAGTCGGTCACTCGGCGATTGTGGCACCTTCCCTTGTTTGTCCGTTTCCCATACTTGCACGAGCGTCATCCAGGCGGTCAGTGCCGCCTCGAGCGGCGCGTGCCGCACGATCGGCTACTGAAAGAATCGTCGCTGGCAGGCTGGTTTGCGTGCAACGCACTGGCGGGTCGGTCCCTCGTGCCGGGCACCGAGCGCAGCCGCCCCGGCCCGCTTCACCATCTCCAACCATTCAAACAGGTGCTGGTACGAGTCAATCTTGGCTACCAGTACGAACGGCAATCAGCTCTGCTTCAATTGCTGCACGAACGGTTCATGGGCATACAACTCATAGCCACCGGCGACTGCTTTTATCTACCGGTGCTCCCGCCGAAGCTGCTCAATCAGCCGCTTCTCCGCATTGATCTCACAGTCCCGTTTGCTCTCGCCGTCGGTGTTGTGTACCTCTTTCACATCGCTGGGAAACACCCGATGTGAGCCGGCCCGCACCAGCGTCGCCCACCACCTGGTGGCTGTAATGCACTGTTGCGGTGGGCATCGTTCCGCCGCAAACAGCCAGAACATTCGATCTGGCCGAGTGAATGTACTGGGTACCTTCCAACACCACCGTGTAGTCATTCCCCGCTGTTGTCCGCTGGCACATGAATCTTGAACCGATAAGCCCAGGCGCGCCCGTCGCGCCTCTTCAAACAGCTCCGGCCGGAACCGACACAACGCTCCACCGGCACCCCGTCCAAAATCTCCTGCATCTGGGGCACCGCCTAGACCCGGAAGATCGTCTCCAGATTACATCGCTTCCGCTTGCGGCCCCATGACCCGCTGAAACGGCAGCAGGTTGCCTCTGCAAGAAAATCAAGTCAAGCCTGCTCATCAACGTGTCGTGTAACAGGCAATCAACTCGGGTTCT contains:
- a CDS encoding septum formation initiator family protein, with the translated sequence MRMMTWQYAQTQVNRSTATAAGQLAQAQRLKQASCWLCFLIPLMVCISILAQTVHERHVARQATEQAEAITNQLQLENQQLREEIEALRHNPATIERVAREELNMIRPNELIVSFPAGRLAPEAQATGFPATP